A single window of Diachasmimorpha longicaudata isolate KC_UGA_2023 chromosome 12, iyDiaLong2, whole genome shotgun sequence DNA harbors:
- the LOC135168176 gene encoding WD repeat-containing protein 44 isoform X4, with amino-acid sequence MSESSDSEEFFDAEDDSFHRSTRRGKVKESPAVESQGDAPPTPITPSNDTVFVKPPDPKPPVEAQNHVNVNSTTGYRQDAEDKPTRLEKIVSRRKFRELRQRMETEDDDIPINNSPPDSQTSSIEGVYPTPSKTSHPFRIIEHDTLSLQSMTSLGRVGRILAGGSDAASSVVPCGVPVSMSREAQIASLANAQSKDDDSASGKVSQSSSVLTLSGDLVQEGSINGRSSEYTKADPKVILQEPDVIASTKNNGKSIESQEVIPVAPPRRKKKSKPQTPTDLAPTSAEGSMPASSLPSPASTIESITREFEHSLDIRSATKGQYVVKPQDEDKSKAEGPSSVELERLEKIKAELLSLRSSDKSNSPIGSISSNSIGRYSLGPQRFPGISPHNSRERRKSAGDQDMVKQLNMFVRTRTDSGKRLTDMEILEQVTVLNLDTGERVPLSIAEDKLPQCMNPLSLHIMRLTSEYVSNSSLEKEKESDEESVDSKMSSIPPDEDVSVGRVRKKTQKFKRFLGSTVKKTMDKAKSIAQEVSHARHKEDVMDIVDDVYPGEPQVIKLKASNSHKGPYEFSCLQHVQDLSGEHVGPVWCMKFSACGRLLATAGQDRVLRIWVLRDAFTYFQDMRTKYNAEKVSPTPSQESLVSQQSMEDPNVAASALSEIEGTKSPFMPKPFCTYLGHTSDLLDVSWSKNYFILSSSMDKTVRLWHISRKECLCCFQHIDFVTAIVFHPKDDRYFLSGSLDGKLRLWNIPDKKVAVWNEVDGQTKLITAANFCQNGKFAVVGSYDGRCIFYNTDQLKYHTQIDVRSTRGKNSRGRKISGIEPMPGEDKILVTSNDSRIRLYDLRDLNLSCKYKGYENVSSQIKASFSPDGQYIVAGSENQCIYIWKTHHDYSKFSSVRRDRNDFWEGIKAHNAVVTCAVFAPNPDSIIRQIEAREQWEGRDDPKNGTATGAIANPVDPVVEQRTKGCGGHVLVSADFNGCIKVFLNKTKPKHSSLPASALA; translated from the exons ATGTCAGAGAGCAGTGATTCTGAGGAGTTCTTCGATGCTGAGGATGACAGCTTTCACAGGAGTACTAG GCGGGGTAAAGTGAAAGAATCACCAGCAGTTGAATCACAGGGAGATGCACCTCCCACTCCAATTACTCCATCCAATGATACGGTGTTTGTTAAACCCCCGGATCCAAAACCACCAGTGGAAGCACAGAATCATGTCAACGTTAATTCCACAACAGGA TATCGCCAGGATGCTGAGGATAAGCCCACTCGGCTGGAGAAGATCGTCAGTCGACGGAAATTCCGGGAACTGCGTCAACGAATGGAAACTGAGGATGACGACATTCCCATAAATAATTCACCGCCCGACAGTCAAACGTCATCAATCGAGGGTGTCTACCCAACACCCTCGAAGACCTCCCATCCCTTCAGAATAATCGAACACGACACTCTCAGCTTACAAAGTATGACATCACTTGGTAGAGTTGGAAGAATCTTAGCAGGTGGTTCTGATGCTGCATCTAGTGTTGTACCATGTGGTGTTCCAGTTTCGATGTCAAGAGAAGCACAGATCGCATCACTAGCAAACGCTCAGTCCAAAGACGATGATTCAGCATCAGGGAAAGTATCTCAATCATCGAGTGTTCTCACATTGTCCGGAGATCTTGTCCAGGAGGGATCAATCAATGGCAGATCATCAGAATATACAAAGGCCGATCCCAAAGTTATTCTTCAAGAACCCGatgtcatagctagcacaaaaaataatggaaagagTATTGAGAGTCAGGAGGTGATACCTGTTGCACCaccgagaagaaaaaaaaagtcgaaaCCACAAACACCAACGGATCTGGCT CCCACCTCTGCAGAGGGATCGATGCCGGCCTCGTCACTACCAAGTCCAGCAAGTACAATTGAATCGATAACACGTGAATTTGAACATTCATTGGATATAAGATCAGCTACTAAAGGGCAATATGTCGTCAAGCCACAG GACGAGGATAAATCGAAAGCAGAAGGACCTTCATCAGTGGAATTGGAGAGACTGGAGAAAATCAAGGCAGAGCTGTTGAGCTTACGATCGAGCGATAAATCAAATAGTCCTATTGGATCGATATCGAGTAATAGCATTGGTCGTTATTCACTGGGTCCCCAGAGATTTCCTGGTATCAGCCCTCACAACTCAAGGGAGAGACGCAAATCGGCTGGGGATCAGGATATGGTTAAACAGCTGAATATGTTTGTGAGAACTAGAACAGATTCTGGTAAACGTTTAACTGATATGGAAATTCTGGAACAAGTAACAGTATTGAATTTGGATACGGGTGAACGAGTGCCATTGAGTATAGCCGAAGATAAGCTCCCCCAGTGCATGAATCCTCTCTCCCTTCACATAATGCGTCTCACTTCGGAGTACGTGAGTAACTCTAGTCTAGAAAAGGAGAAGGAAAGTGACGAGGAGAGTGTGGACAGTAAAATGTCGTCAATTCCTCCAGACGAAGATGTATCGGTGGGTCGTGTACGTAAGAAGACCCAGAAGTTCAAAAGATTCCTGGGCTCGACGGTCAAAAAAACAATGGACAAAGCCAAATCAATAGCCCAAGAGGTGTCCCACGCTCGTCACAAGGAAGACGTGATGGATATCGTTGACGACGTTTACCCAGGGGAGCCCCAGGTGATAAAATTAAAAGCCTCAAATTCCCACAAAGGCCCGTACGAATTTTCATGCCTACAACACGTCCAGGATCTTAGTGGTGAACACGTTGGTCCAGTCTGGTGCATGAAATTCTCGGCGTGTGGAAGACTTCTGGCAACAGCAGGTCAGGATCGTGTTCTCAGGATTTGGGTGCTGCGGGATGCATTCACATATTTTCAGGACATGAGGACAAAGTACAATGCTGAAAAAGTAAGTCCAACACCATCGCAGGAGTCTCTGGTATCGCAGCAGTCGATGGAAGATCCAAATGTTGCAGCGAGTGCTCTCAGTGAGATCGAGGGAACCAAGAGTCCCTTCATGCCAAAGCCCTTCTGCACGTACTTGGGGCACACGTCAGATCTGCTGGATGTATCCTGGTCGAAGAACTACTTTATCCTGTCGTCGTCGATGGATAAAACCGTGAGACTCTGGCACATTTCCAGGAAAGAGTGCTTGTGCTGCTTTCAGCACATTGACTTCGTGACTGCCATTGTTTTCCATCCGAAGGACGATCGGTACTTCCTGTCTGGGTCGTTGGATGGGAAGCTCAGGCTTTGGAATATTCCTGATAAGAAAGTCGCTGTCTGGAATGAAGTCGATGGACAGACGAAGCTTATTACAGCTGCCAATTTCTGTCAGAATGGAAAATTCGCTGTTGTTGGGTCTTATGATGGCAGATGCATATTTTATAATACTGATCAGTTGAAGTATCACACTCAGATTGATGTCAGATCTACCAGGGGGAAGAATTCACGGGGGAGGAAAATCAGTGGGATTGAACCCATGCCTGGGGAGGATAAGATTTTAGTCACTTCCAATGACAGTAGAATACGACTTTATGATCTGAGAGATCTTAATTTATCGTGTAAATATAAGGGATATGAGAATGTCAGCAGTCAGATTAAAGCCAGTTTTAGTCCTGATGGACAGTATATTGTTGCTGGATCGGAAAATCAGTGTATTTATATTTGGAAGACTCATCATGACTATTCAAAGTTCTCCAGTGTCAGGAGAGATCGTAATGATTTTTGGGAGGGAATCAAGGCACATAATGCTGTTGTAACTTGTGCTGTTTTTGCACCAAATCCTGATTCTATTATCAGGCAAATTGAGGCTAGAGAGCAGTGGGAGGGAAGGGATGATCCGAAAAATGGTACTGCCACTGGGGCTATTGCTAATCCAGTTGATCCTGTTGTGGAACAGCGAACAAAGGGATGTGGTGGACATGTTTTAGTCAGCGCTGATTTCAATGGGTGCATCAAagtatttttgaataaaactaAACCAAAACACAGTTCACTACCTGCTTCGGCACTTGCCTAA
- the LOC135168176 gene encoding WD repeat-containing protein 44 isoform X3 gives MSESSDSEEFFDAEDDSFHRSTRRGKVKESPAVESQGDAPPTPITPSNDTVFVKPPDPKPPVEAQNHVNVNSTTGYRQDAEDKPTRLEKIVSRRKFRELRQRMETEDDDIPINNSPPDSQTSSIEGVYPTPSKTSHPFRIIEHDTLSLQISMSREAQIASLANAQSKDDDSASGKVSQSSSVLTLSGDLVQEGSINGRSSEYTKADPKVILQEPDVIASTKNNGKSIESQEVIPVAPPRRKKKSKPQTPTDLAPTSAEGSMPASSLPSPASTIESITREFEHSLDIRSATKGQYVVKPQASFTTSNYVLYFKDEKIPVHCDTISPSKGFLMTHRHDRDEDKSKAEGPSSVELERLEKIKAELLSLRSSDKSNSPIGSISSNSIGRYSLGPQRFPGISPHNSRERRKSAGDQDMVKQLNMFVRTRTDSGKRLTDMEILEQVTVLNLDTGERVPLSIAEDKLPQCMNPLSLHIMRLTSEYVSNSSLEKEKESDEESVDSKMSSIPPDEDVSVGRVRKKTQKFKRFLGSTVKKTMDKAKSIAQEVSHARHKEDVMDIVDDVYPGEPQVIKLKASNSHKGPYEFSCLQHVQDLSGEHVGPVWCMKFSACGRLLATAGQDRVLRIWVLRDAFTYFQDMRTKYNAEKVSPTPSQESLVSQQSMEDPNVAASALSEIEGTKSPFMPKPFCTYLGHTSDLLDVSWSKNYFILSSSMDKTVRLWHISRKECLCCFQHIDFVTAIVFHPKDDRYFLSGSLDGKLRLWNIPDKKVAVWNEVDGQTKLITAANFCQNGKFAVVGSYDGRCIFYNTDQLKYHTQIDVRSTRGKNSRGRKISGIEPMPGEDKILVTSNDSRIRLYDLRDLNLSCKYKGYENVSSQIKASFSPDGQYIVAGSENQCIYIWKTHHDYSKFSSVRRDRNDFWEGIKAHNAVVTCAVFAPNPDSIIRQIEAREQWEGRDDPKNGTATGAIANPVDPVVEQRTKGCGGHVLVSADFNGCIKVFLNKTKPKHSSLPASALA, from the exons ATGTCAGAGAGCAGTGATTCTGAGGAGTTCTTCGATGCTGAGGATGACAGCTTTCACAGGAGTACTAG GCGGGGTAAAGTGAAAGAATCACCAGCAGTTGAATCACAGGGAGATGCACCTCCCACTCCAATTACTCCATCCAATGATACGGTGTTTGTTAAACCCCCGGATCCAAAACCACCAGTGGAAGCACAGAATCATGTCAACGTTAATTCCACAACAGGA TATCGCCAGGATGCTGAGGATAAGCCCACTCGGCTGGAGAAGATCGTCAGTCGACGGAAATTCCGGGAACTGCGTCAACGAATGGAAACTGAGGATGACGACATTCCCATAAATAATTCACCGCCCGACAGTCAAACGTCATCAATCGAGGGTGTCTACCCAACACCCTCGAAGACCTCCCATCCCTTCAGAATAATCGAACACGACACTCTCAGCTTACAAA TTTCGATGTCAAGAGAAGCACAGATCGCATCACTAGCAAACGCTCAGTCCAAAGACGATGATTCAGCATCAGGGAAAGTATCTCAATCATCGAGTGTTCTCACATTGTCCGGAGATCTTGTCCAGGAGGGATCAATCAATGGCAGATCATCAGAATATACAAAGGCCGATCCCAAAGTTATTCTTCAAGAACCCGatgtcatagctagcacaaaaaataatggaaagagTATTGAGAGTCAGGAGGTGATACCTGTTGCACCaccgagaagaaaaaaaaagtcgaaaCCACAAACACCAACGGATCTGGCT CCCACCTCTGCAGAGGGATCGATGCCGGCCTCGTCACTACCAAGTCCAGCAAGTACAATTGAATCGATAACACGTGAATTTGAACATTCATTGGATATAAGATCAGCTACTAAAGGGCAATATGTCGTCAAGCCACAGGCAAGTTTCACCACAAGTAATTACGTTCTTTACTTCAAGgacgaaaaaattccagttcATTGTGATACGATATCACCCTCCAAAGGATTTTTAATGACACACCGACATGACCGG GACGAGGATAAATCGAAAGCAGAAGGACCTTCATCAGTGGAATTGGAGAGACTGGAGAAAATCAAGGCAGAGCTGTTGAGCTTACGATCGAGCGATAAATCAAATAGTCCTATTGGATCGATATCGAGTAATAGCATTGGTCGTTATTCACTGGGTCCCCAGAGATTTCCTGGTATCAGCCCTCACAACTCAAGGGAGAGACGCAAATCGGCTGGGGATCAGGATATGGTTAAACAGCTGAATATGTTTGTGAGAACTAGAACAGATTCTGGTAAACGTTTAACTGATATGGAAATTCTGGAACAAGTAACAGTATTGAATTTGGATACGGGTGAACGAGTGCCATTGAGTATAGCCGAAGATAAGCTCCCCCAGTGCATGAATCCTCTCTCCCTTCACATAATGCGTCTCACTTCGGAGTACGTGAGTAACTCTAGTCTAGAAAAGGAGAAGGAAAGTGACGAGGAGAGTGTGGACAGTAAAATGTCGTCAATTCCTCCAGACGAAGATGTATCGGTGGGTCGTGTACGTAAGAAGACCCAGAAGTTCAAAAGATTCCTGGGCTCGACGGTCAAAAAAACAATGGACAAAGCCAAATCAATAGCCCAAGAGGTGTCCCACGCTCGTCACAAGGAAGACGTGATGGATATCGTTGACGACGTTTACCCAGGGGAGCCCCAGGTGATAAAATTAAAAGCCTCAAATTCCCACAAAGGCCCGTACGAATTTTCATGCCTACAACACGTCCAGGATCTTAGTGGTGAACACGTTGGTCCAGTCTGGTGCATGAAATTCTCGGCGTGTGGAAGACTTCTGGCAACAGCAGGTCAGGATCGTGTTCTCAGGATTTGGGTGCTGCGGGATGCATTCACATATTTTCAGGACATGAGGACAAAGTACAATGCTGAAAAAGTAAGTCCAACACCATCGCAGGAGTCTCTGGTATCGCAGCAGTCGATGGAAGATCCAAATGTTGCAGCGAGTGCTCTCAGTGAGATCGAGGGAACCAAGAGTCCCTTCATGCCAAAGCCCTTCTGCACGTACTTGGGGCACACGTCAGATCTGCTGGATGTATCCTGGTCGAAGAACTACTTTATCCTGTCGTCGTCGATGGATAAAACCGTGAGACTCTGGCACATTTCCAGGAAAGAGTGCTTGTGCTGCTTTCAGCACATTGACTTCGTGACTGCCATTGTTTTCCATCCGAAGGACGATCGGTACTTCCTGTCTGGGTCGTTGGATGGGAAGCTCAGGCTTTGGAATATTCCTGATAAGAAAGTCGCTGTCTGGAATGAAGTCGATGGACAGACGAAGCTTATTACAGCTGCCAATTTCTGTCAGAATGGAAAATTCGCTGTTGTTGGGTCTTATGATGGCAGATGCATATTTTATAATACTGATCAGTTGAAGTATCACACTCAGATTGATGTCAGATCTACCAGGGGGAAGAATTCACGGGGGAGGAAAATCAGTGGGATTGAACCCATGCCTGGGGAGGATAAGATTTTAGTCACTTCCAATGACAGTAGAATACGACTTTATGATCTGAGAGATCTTAATTTATCGTGTAAATATAAGGGATATGAGAATGTCAGCAGTCAGATTAAAGCCAGTTTTAGTCCTGATGGACAGTATATTGTTGCTGGATCGGAAAATCAGTGTATTTATATTTGGAAGACTCATCATGACTATTCAAAGTTCTCCAGTGTCAGGAGAGATCGTAATGATTTTTGGGAGGGAATCAAGGCACATAATGCTGTTGTAACTTGTGCTGTTTTTGCACCAAATCCTGATTCTATTATCAGGCAAATTGAGGCTAGAGAGCAGTGGGAGGGAAGGGATGATCCGAAAAATGGTACTGCCACTGGGGCTATTGCTAATCCAGTTGATCCTGTTGTGGAACAGCGAACAAAGGGATGTGGTGGACATGTTTTAGTCAGCGCTGATTTCAATGGGTGCATCAAagtatttttgaataaaactaAACCAAAACACAGTTCACTACCTGCTTCGGCACTTGCCTAA
- the LOC135168176 gene encoding WD repeat-containing protein 44 isoform X2 — protein sequence MSESSDSEEFFDAEDDSFHRSTRRGKVKESPAVESQGDAPPTPITPSNDTVFVKPPDPKPPVEAQNHVNVNSTTGDAEDKPTRLEKIVSRRKFRELRQRMETEDDDIPINNSPPDSQTSSIEGVYPTPSKTSHPFRIIEHDTLSLQSMTSLGRVGRILAGGSDAASSVVPCGVPVSMSREAQIASLANAQSKDDDSASGKVSQSSSVLTLSGDLVQEGSINGRSSEYTKADPKVILQEPDVIASTKNNGKSIESQEVIPVAPPRRKKKSKPQTPTDLAPTSAEGSMPASSLPSPASTIESITREFEHSLDIRSATKGQYVVKPQASFTTSNYVLYFKDEKIPVHCDTISPSKGFLMTHRHDRDEDKSKAEGPSSVELERLEKIKAELLSLRSSDKSNSPIGSISSNSIGRYSLGPQRFPGISPHNSRERRKSAGDQDMVKQLNMFVRTRTDSGKRLTDMEILEQVTVLNLDTGERVPLSIAEDKLPQCMNPLSLHIMRLTSEYVSNSSLEKEKESDEESVDSKMSSIPPDEDVSVGRVRKKTQKFKRFLGSTVKKTMDKAKSIAQEVSHARHKEDVMDIVDDVYPGEPQVIKLKASNSHKGPYEFSCLQHVQDLSGEHVGPVWCMKFSACGRLLATAGQDRVLRIWVLRDAFTYFQDMRTKYNAEKVSPTPSQESLVSQQSMEDPNVAASALSEIEGTKSPFMPKPFCTYLGHTSDLLDVSWSKNYFILSSSMDKTVRLWHISRKECLCCFQHIDFVTAIVFHPKDDRYFLSGSLDGKLRLWNIPDKKVAVWNEVDGQTKLITAANFCQNGKFAVVGSYDGRCIFYNTDQLKYHTQIDVRSTRGKNSRGRKISGIEPMPGEDKILVTSNDSRIRLYDLRDLNLSCKYKGYENVSSQIKASFSPDGQYIVAGSENQCIYIWKTHHDYSKFSSVRRDRNDFWEGIKAHNAVVTCAVFAPNPDSIIRQIEAREQWEGRDDPKNGTATGAIANPVDPVVEQRTKGCGGHVLVSADFNGCIKVFLNKTKPKHSSLPASALA from the exons ATGTCAGAGAGCAGTGATTCTGAGGAGTTCTTCGATGCTGAGGATGACAGCTTTCACAGGAGTACTAG GCGGGGTAAAGTGAAAGAATCACCAGCAGTTGAATCACAGGGAGATGCACCTCCCACTCCAATTACTCCATCCAATGATACGGTGTTTGTTAAACCCCCGGATCCAAAACCACCAGTGGAAGCACAGAATCATGTCAACGTTAATTCCACAACAGGA GATGCTGAGGATAAGCCCACTCGGCTGGAGAAGATCGTCAGTCGACGGAAATTCCGGGAACTGCGTCAACGAATGGAAACTGAGGATGACGACATTCCCATAAATAATTCACCGCCCGACAGTCAAACGTCATCAATCGAGGGTGTCTACCCAACACCCTCGAAGACCTCCCATCCCTTCAGAATAATCGAACACGACACTCTCAGCTTACAAAGTATGACATCACTTGGTAGAGTTGGAAGAATCTTAGCAGGTGGTTCTGATGCTGCATCTAGTGTTGTACCATGTGGTGTTCCAGTTTCGATGTCAAGAGAAGCACAGATCGCATCACTAGCAAACGCTCAGTCCAAAGACGATGATTCAGCATCAGGGAAAGTATCTCAATCATCGAGTGTTCTCACATTGTCCGGAGATCTTGTCCAGGAGGGATCAATCAATGGCAGATCATCAGAATATACAAAGGCCGATCCCAAAGTTATTCTTCAAGAACCCGatgtcatagctagcacaaaaaataatggaaagagTATTGAGAGTCAGGAGGTGATACCTGTTGCACCaccgagaagaaaaaaaaagtcgaaaCCACAAACACCAACGGATCTGGCT CCCACCTCTGCAGAGGGATCGATGCCGGCCTCGTCACTACCAAGTCCAGCAAGTACAATTGAATCGATAACACGTGAATTTGAACATTCATTGGATATAAGATCAGCTACTAAAGGGCAATATGTCGTCAAGCCACAGGCAAGTTTCACCACAAGTAATTACGTTCTTTACTTCAAGgacgaaaaaattccagttcATTGTGATACGATATCACCCTCCAAAGGATTTTTAATGACACACCGACATGACCGG GACGAGGATAAATCGAAAGCAGAAGGACCTTCATCAGTGGAATTGGAGAGACTGGAGAAAATCAAGGCAGAGCTGTTGAGCTTACGATCGAGCGATAAATCAAATAGTCCTATTGGATCGATATCGAGTAATAGCATTGGTCGTTATTCACTGGGTCCCCAGAGATTTCCTGGTATCAGCCCTCACAACTCAAGGGAGAGACGCAAATCGGCTGGGGATCAGGATATGGTTAAACAGCTGAATATGTTTGTGAGAACTAGAACAGATTCTGGTAAACGTTTAACTGATATGGAAATTCTGGAACAAGTAACAGTATTGAATTTGGATACGGGTGAACGAGTGCCATTGAGTATAGCCGAAGATAAGCTCCCCCAGTGCATGAATCCTCTCTCCCTTCACATAATGCGTCTCACTTCGGAGTACGTGAGTAACTCTAGTCTAGAAAAGGAGAAGGAAAGTGACGAGGAGAGTGTGGACAGTAAAATGTCGTCAATTCCTCCAGACGAAGATGTATCGGTGGGTCGTGTACGTAAGAAGACCCAGAAGTTCAAAAGATTCCTGGGCTCGACGGTCAAAAAAACAATGGACAAAGCCAAATCAATAGCCCAAGAGGTGTCCCACGCTCGTCACAAGGAAGACGTGATGGATATCGTTGACGACGTTTACCCAGGGGAGCCCCAGGTGATAAAATTAAAAGCCTCAAATTCCCACAAAGGCCCGTACGAATTTTCATGCCTACAACACGTCCAGGATCTTAGTGGTGAACACGTTGGTCCAGTCTGGTGCATGAAATTCTCGGCGTGTGGAAGACTTCTGGCAACAGCAGGTCAGGATCGTGTTCTCAGGATTTGGGTGCTGCGGGATGCATTCACATATTTTCAGGACATGAGGACAAAGTACAATGCTGAAAAAGTAAGTCCAACACCATCGCAGGAGTCTCTGGTATCGCAGCAGTCGATGGAAGATCCAAATGTTGCAGCGAGTGCTCTCAGTGAGATCGAGGGAACCAAGAGTCCCTTCATGCCAAAGCCCTTCTGCACGTACTTGGGGCACACGTCAGATCTGCTGGATGTATCCTGGTCGAAGAACTACTTTATCCTGTCGTCGTCGATGGATAAAACCGTGAGACTCTGGCACATTTCCAGGAAAGAGTGCTTGTGCTGCTTTCAGCACATTGACTTCGTGACTGCCATTGTTTTCCATCCGAAGGACGATCGGTACTTCCTGTCTGGGTCGTTGGATGGGAAGCTCAGGCTTTGGAATATTCCTGATAAGAAAGTCGCTGTCTGGAATGAAGTCGATGGACAGACGAAGCTTATTACAGCTGCCAATTTCTGTCAGAATGGAAAATTCGCTGTTGTTGGGTCTTATGATGGCAGATGCATATTTTATAATACTGATCAGTTGAAGTATCACACTCAGATTGATGTCAGATCTACCAGGGGGAAGAATTCACGGGGGAGGAAAATCAGTGGGATTGAACCCATGCCTGGGGAGGATAAGATTTTAGTCACTTCCAATGACAGTAGAATACGACTTTATGATCTGAGAGATCTTAATTTATCGTGTAAATATAAGGGATATGAGAATGTCAGCAGTCAGATTAAAGCCAGTTTTAGTCCTGATGGACAGTATATTGTTGCTGGATCGGAAAATCAGTGTATTTATATTTGGAAGACTCATCATGACTATTCAAAGTTCTCCAGTGTCAGGAGAGATCGTAATGATTTTTGGGAGGGAATCAAGGCACATAATGCTGTTGTAACTTGTGCTGTTTTTGCACCAAATCCTGATTCTATTATCAGGCAAATTGAGGCTAGAGAGCAGTGGGAGGGAAGGGATGATCCGAAAAATGGTACTGCCACTGGGGCTATTGCTAATCCAGTTGATCCTGTTGTGGAACAGCGAACAAAGGGATGTGGTGGACATGTTTTAGTCAGCGCTGATTTCAATGGGTGCATCAAagtatttttgaataaaactaAACCAAAACACAGTTCACTACCTGCTTCGGCACTTGCCTAA